The proteins below are encoded in one region of Apium graveolens cultivar Ventura chromosome 4, ASM990537v1, whole genome shotgun sequence:
- the LOC141720990 gene encoding metal tolerance protein 4-like, whose protein sequence is MDVKAPLLLNEDPLRNEKHNNDILVNSLRCNFFSKLPQKVKYGVDPEAPFEIDISKTKGLIEGEKEYYEKQVATLRSFEEVDSLVSPRTNNELDSQEETQHERAINISNWANIFLLLLKIMATIKSGSLAIAASTLDSLLDLMAGGILWYTHRTMKDINIYKYPIGKLRVQPVGIIIFAAIMATLGFQVLIQAVEQLIRDAPSENMNNEKLIWLYTIMLTATGVKLVLWIYCRSSGNRIVRAYAKDHYFDVVTNVVGLIAAVLGDKFYWWIDPVGAIVLAFYTISNWGGTVLENAVSLVGQSAPPEVLQKLTYLVLRHDPQIKRVDTVRAYTFGALYFVEVDIELPEDLPLKEAHAIGESLQIKIEELSEVERAFVHLDYECDHKPEHSVLARLPNSQP, encoded by the exons ATGGATGTGAAAGCACCATTGTTGTTGAATGAAGATCCTCTGCGCAATGAAAAGCATAATAATGATATTCTAGTGAATAGTTTGAGATGCAATTTCTTTTCTAAATTACCTCAGAAGGTTAAGTATGGTGTTGATCCTGAAGCACCTTTCGAAATCGACATTTCTAAGACCAAAGGCTTGATTGAAG GAGAGAAAGAGTACTATGAGAAACAAGTGGCCACCTTGAGGTCATTTGAGGAAGTTGATTCTTTAGTTTCTCCTCGTACTAATAATGAGTTGGACAGCCAAGAAGAAACACAACATGAAAGAGCTATCAACATTTCTAATTGGGCTAATATTTTTCTGCTGCTGCTCAAG ATTATGGCCACAATAAAAAGTGGATCCTTGGCAATTGCAGCATCAACACTTGACTCTCTGCTTGATCTAATGGCTGGGGGGATCCTATGGTATACGCACAGAACTATGAAAGATATTAACATCTACAAATATCCGATTGGAAAATTGAGAGTGCAACCAGTTGGCATCATTATCTTTGCTGCTATTATGGCAACTCTTG GGTTTCAAGTACTGATCCAAGCAGTAGAACAACTAATTAGAGATGCACCTTCAGAGAACATGAACAATGAGAAATTGATATGGTTATATACAATCATGCTTACAGCGACTGGTGTCAAACTTGTGCTCTGGATTTACTGCAGAAGTTCTGGAAACAGGATTGTTAGAGCCTATGCAAAG GACCATTACTTTGATGTGGTGACAAATGTGGTTGGTCTAATAGCTGCTGTTCTTGGTGATAAATTCTACTGGTGGATTGACCCTGTTGGTGCCATAGTTCTAGCATTCTACACCATCTCAAATTGGGGTGGAACTGTACTTGAAAATGCAG TTTCTCTGGTTGGACAATCAGCTCCACCGGAAGTTCTGCAGAAACTTACATATCTAGTGCTTAGACATGATCCGCAAATAAAACGTGTAGACACCGTTCGTGCCTACACTTTTGGTGCTCTGTATTTCGTGGAGGTGGATATAGAACTACCAGAAGATTTGCCATTGAAAGAAGCACATGCGATCGGAGAGTCATTGCAGATCAAGATTGAAGAACTATCTGAAGTGGAGCGTGCATTTGTTCATCTTGATTACGAATGTGACCACAAACCAGAGCACTCTGTTTTAGCTAGACTTCCCAATTCTCAACCTTAA